Proteins encoded in a region of the Streptomyces violaceoruber genome:
- a CDS encoding peptidylprolyl isomerase yields the protein MVTQEQRRRQLAREKFLRQQQRRTSARRKARMRNAAIASVLGVILIGSVALYTTGVVLGDDDDKTNAGAEVTPSASAPSKAPDPCDKPAEGKVKTQTWKKEPAMTVDKSAKYTMKLATTCGDIDLALKADAAPHTVNSFDFLAGKGYFDHTKCHRLTTEGIYVLQCGDPTAQGNGGPGYNIPDENLKDKSLKDNVYPAGTVAMANTGQPDSGGSQFFLVYQDSQLPPSYTPFGTVSKEGMTVLKKIASAGAQPADPTTGNTAPNATVVIDKATVSKS from the coding sequence GTGGTCACCCAGGAGCAGCGGCGGCGTCAGCTCGCCCGGGAGAAGTTCTTGCGGCAGCAGCAGCGACGCACCTCCGCGCGACGCAAGGCACGCATGCGCAACGCCGCTATAGCGTCGGTGCTCGGCGTGATTCTGATCGGCAGCGTCGCGCTGTACACGACCGGCGTGGTCCTGGGGGACGACGACGACAAGACGAACGCGGGCGCGGAGGTCACCCCGAGCGCCTCGGCGCCCAGCAAGGCGCCGGACCCGTGCGACAAGCCGGCCGAGGGCAAGGTCAAGACGCAGACCTGGAAGAAGGAACCTGCGATGACCGTCGACAAGTCGGCCAAGTACACGATGAAGCTGGCGACCACGTGCGGTGACATCGACCTCGCGTTGAAGGCGGACGCGGCACCGCACACCGTGAACTCGTTCGACTTCCTGGCCGGCAAGGGCTACTTCGACCACACCAAGTGTCACCGGCTCACCACCGAGGGCATCTACGTGCTGCAGTGCGGCGACCCCACGGCCCAGGGCAACGGCGGTCCCGGCTACAACATCCCGGACGAGAACCTGAAGGACAAGAGCCTCAAGGACAACGTGTACCCGGCGGGCACGGTGGCGATGGCGAACACCGGTCAGCCGGACTCGGGCGGCAGCCAGTTCTTCCTCGTGTACCAGGACAGCCAGCTGCCCCCGAGCTACACCCCGTTCGGCACCGTCTCGAAGGAGGGCATGACGGTCCTGAAGAAGATCGCCTCCGCGGGAGCCCAGCCCGCGGACCCGACGACGGGCAACACCGCACCCAACGCGACGGTCGTGATCGACAAGGCAACCGTCTCGAAATCCTGA
- a CDS encoding DUF349 domain-containing protein: MSSDPWGRVDETGTVYVRTADGEKVVGSWQAGSPEEALAYFERKYEGLVVEIGLLEKRVKTTDLSAKDAQTAVDHLREQVDAHHAVGDLEALRARLDQLVALVETRREERKAQRAKQSDEARGAKEALVAEAEELARSDQWRAAGERLRSLVDTWKGLPRLDRKSDDELWHRFSHARSAFSKRRKQHFAQLDAQREEARRIKERLVSEAEALSNSTDWGPTAARYRDLMSEWKAAGRAQREHEDDLWNRFRGAQDVFFAARSSVFAERDAEQSENLKLKEELVTEAEKLVPVTDLKSARAAFRSVNERWEAIGHVPRDARPKVEGRMHAVERALQEAEEAEWRRTNPEARARAEGLTGQLQAAVDKLRSQVEQARAQGNDAKADKLARELEGRQALLDQALKGLHEFGG, translated from the coding sequence GTGAGCAGCGACCCGTGGGGCCGCGTCGATGAGACGGGGACCGTGTACGTGCGTACGGCCGACGGCGAGAAGGTCGTCGGATCCTGGCAGGCAGGCTCCCCCGAGGAGGCACTGGCCTACTTCGAACGCAAGTACGAAGGCCTGGTTGTCGAGATCGGCCTCCTCGAGAAGCGGGTGAAGACCACCGACCTGTCGGCCAAGGACGCCCAGACCGCCGTCGACCACCTGCGCGAGCAGGTGGACGCGCACCACGCGGTCGGCGACCTGGAGGCCCTGCGGGCCCGGCTGGACCAGCTCGTCGCGCTCGTGGAGACCCGGCGCGAGGAGCGCAAGGCCCAGCGGGCCAAGCAGTCCGACGAGGCGCGTGGCGCCAAGGAGGCCCTGGTCGCCGAGGCCGAGGAGCTGGCGCGCTCGGACCAGTGGCGGGCGGCCGGTGAGCGGCTGCGGTCCCTGGTCGACACCTGGAAGGGTCTGCCGCGTCTGGACCGCAAGTCCGACGACGAGCTGTGGCACCGCTTCTCGCACGCCCGCTCGGCGTTCTCCAAGCGCCGCAAGCAGCACTTCGCGCAGCTCGACGCACAGCGCGAGGAGGCCCGGCGGATCAAGGAGCGGCTGGTCTCCGAGGCCGAGGCGCTGTCGAACTCGACGGACTGGGGACCGACGGCCGCGCGCTACCGCGACCTGATGTCCGAGTGGAAGGCCGCGGGCCGGGCCCAGCGCGAGCACGAGGACGACCTGTGGAACCGCTTCCGCGGCGCCCAGGACGTGTTCTTCGCCGCCCGCAGCTCGGTCTTCGCCGAGCGGGACGCCGAGCAGTCGGAGAACCTCAAGCTCAAGGAAGAGCTGGTCACGGAGGCCGAGAAGCTCGTCCCGGTCACCGACCTCAAGTCGGCGCGCGCCGCGTTCCGTTCGGTCAACGAGCGCTGGGAGGCCATCGGCCACGTGCCGCGCGACGCCCGGCCGAAGGTCGAGGGGCGGATGCACGCGGTCGAGCGGGCCCTCCAGGAGGCCGAGGAGGCCGAGTGGCGCCGGACCAACCCGGAGGCACGCGCGCGTGCCGAGGGCCTGACCGGTCAGCTCCAGGCCGCCGTGGACAAGCTGCGCTCCCAGGTCGAGCAGGCGCGCGCCCAGGGCAACGACGCCAAGGCCGACAAGCTCGCGCGTGAGCTGGAGGGCCGCCAGGCGCTCCTCGACCAGGCGCTCAAGGGACTGCACGAGTTCGGCGGCTGA
- the hisS gene encoding histidine--tRNA ligase produces MSTFKAPKGTYDLLPPDSAKFLAVREAIAAPLRNSGYGYIETPGFENVELFARGVGESTDIVTKEMYVFETKGGDRLALRPETTAPVLRAVLEANLHKAGNLPVKVWYSGSQYRYERPQKGRYRHFSQVGAEAIGAEDPALDAELIILADQSYRALGLQDFRILLNSLGDQECRPVYRAALQDFLRGLDLDEETLRRAEINPLRVLDDKRPDVQKQLTEAPLLRDYLCDACKAYHEEVRELITAAGVVFEDDPKLVRGLDYYTRTTFEFVHDGLGSQSAVGGGGRYDGLSEMIGGPSLPSVGWALGVDRTVLALEAEGIELDIPSATSVFAVPLGEEARRILFAKVTELRKNGVAADFSYGGKGLKAAMKAANRSGARYTLVLGERDLAEGVVQLKDMESGEQTAIGVNEIVAELESRLG; encoded by the coding sequence GTGAGCACCTTCAAGGCCCCCAAGGGCACGTACGACCTGCTGCCGCCCGACTCCGCCAAGTTCCTGGCCGTCCGCGAGGCGATCGCCGCCCCGCTGCGCAACTCCGGCTACGGCTACATCGAGACGCCCGGCTTCGAGAACGTCGAGCTGTTCGCGCGCGGCGTCGGTGAGTCGACCGACATCGTGACCAAGGAGATGTACGTCTTCGAGACCAAGGGCGGCGACCGGCTCGCCCTGCGCCCGGAGACCACCGCTCCCGTACTGCGCGCGGTCCTGGAGGCCAACCTGCACAAGGCGGGCAACCTGCCCGTCAAGGTCTGGTACTCGGGCTCGCAGTACCGCTACGAGCGCCCCCAGAAGGGCCGTTACCGCCACTTCTCCCAGGTCGGCGCCGAGGCGATCGGCGCCGAGGACCCGGCCCTGGACGCCGAACTGATCATCCTGGCCGACCAGTCGTACCGCGCGCTCGGTTTGCAGGACTTCCGCATCCTGCTCAACTCCCTGGGCGACCAGGAGTGCCGCCCCGTCTACCGGGCCGCTCTCCAGGACTTCCTGCGGGGGCTCGACCTGGACGAGGAGACCCTGCGCCGCGCGGAGATCAATCCGCTGCGCGTTCTGGACGACAAGCGCCCGGACGTCCAGAAGCAGCTCACCGAAGCCCCGCTGCTGCGCGACTACCTGTGCGACGCCTGCAAGGCGTACCACGAGGAGGTGCGCGAGCTGATCACGGCGGCGGGCGTGGTCTTCGAGGACGACCCGAAGCTGGTCCGCGGCCTGGACTACTACACCCGCACGACGTTCGAGTTCGTCCACGACGGCCTCGGCTCCCAGTCCGCGGTGGGCGGCGGCGGCCGCTACGACGGCCTGTCCGAGATGATCGGCGGCCCCTCGCTGCCCTCGGTCGGCTGGGCCCTCGGCGTCGACCGCACCGTCCTCGCCCTGGAGGCGGAGGGCATCGAACTGGACATCCCCTCCGCCACCTCCGTCTTCGCGGTCCCGCTCGGCGAGGAGGCCCGCCGGATCCTGTTCGCCAAGGTCACCGAGCTGCGCAAGAACGGCGTCGCCGCCGACTTCTCCTACGGCGGCAAGGGCTTGAAGGCCGCGATGAAGGCGGCCAACCGCTCCGGCGCCCGCTACACCCTGGTCCTGGGC
- a CDS encoding MBL fold metallo-hydrolase, with product MLIAGFPAGAWGTNCYLVAPAAGEECVIIDPGHQAAPGVEEAIRKHRLKPVAVVLTHGHIDHVASVVPVCGAHDVPAWIHPEDRFMMSDPEKGIGRSIGMPLMGELTVGEPDDVKELTDGARLALAGLELTVAHAPGHTKGSVTFGLPEAADIPPVMFSGDLLFAGSIGRTDFPGGSMDDMLESLARVCLPLDDSTVVLSGHGPQTTIGQERATNPYLRQVAAGQGAPDAPRRGM from the coding sequence GTGCTCATTGCCGGGTTCCCCGCCGGTGCCTGGGGGACGAACTGCTACCTCGTCGCCCCCGCCGCCGGTGAGGAGTGCGTGATCATCGACCCGGGCCACCAGGCGGCCCCCGGAGTCGAGGAAGCGATCCGCAAGCATCGGCTCAAGCCCGTCGCCGTCGTCCTCACCCACGGCCACATCGACCACGTCGCCTCGGTCGTCCCGGTGTGCGGCGCCCACGACGTGCCGGCCTGGATCCACCCCGAGGACCGCTTCATGATGAGCGACCCCGAGAAGGGGATCGGTCGCAGCATCGGCATGCCGCTCATGGGCGAGCTGACCGTGGGGGAGCCGGACGACGTCAAGGAGCTGACCGACGGCGCGCGGCTGGCGCTGGCGGGCCTGGAGCTGACCGTCGCGCACGCCCCGGGCCATACCAAGGGGTCGGTGACCTTCGGCCTGCCCGAGGCGGCGGACATCCCGCCGGTGATGTTCTCGGGCGACCTGCTGTTCGCCGGCTCCATCGGACGCACCGACTTCCCCGGTGGCTCCATGGACGACATGCTCGAGTCCCTGGCACGCGTGTGCCTGCCGCTCGACGACTCGACCGTGGTGCTCTCCGGACACGGCCCCCAGACGACCATCGGCCAGGAGCGCGCCACCAACCCGTACTTGCGGCAGGTGGCCGCCGGCCAGGGCGCTCCCGACGCGCCCCGACGAGGAATGTGA